A window of the Tessaracoccus sp. MC1865 genome harbors these coding sequences:
- a CDS encoding PRC-barrel domain-containing protein: MHHDENIDQLLGATAYDRSGEKIGGVSGVYLDDQTSQPMWVTVNTGLFGLRTSFAPLAGSSLEGDRLTLAHDKDTVKDAPNVDEDGHITRSQEDDLYRYYQVDSSVIEEDRLRTRRWDRDHDLSGEERSDGPLLDSDRDGRGPVGEVLDGPDHTHDPARSFGDGRTGDNAGVHTGSLGSPGVGNERVVESGSLGSPGMGNENVRSRQDDLISDPAYRNDPSFVDDQAAVGGERYVDDERLRDDRLRDVGPDGELVDDEAYPGDDVSGYPDAAEGPLGERTRGQRPIDNIFDAPDQGNPRPN; this comes from the coding sequence ATGCACCACGACGAGAACATCGACCAACTGCTCGGGGCCACGGCCTACGACCGTAGCGGCGAGAAGATCGGCGGCGTCAGCGGCGTCTACCTCGACGACCAGACCAGCCAGCCCATGTGGGTCACGGTCAATACCGGTCTCTTCGGCCTGCGCACCAGTTTCGCGCCGCTCGCGGGATCCTCGCTGGAGGGTGACCGCCTGACGCTGGCGCACGACAAGGACACCGTCAAGGACGCCCCGAACGTGGACGAGGACGGACACATCACCAGGTCCCAGGAAGACGACCTGTACCGCTACTACCAGGTGGACAGCAGCGTCATCGAGGAAGACCGCCTCCGCACGCGCCGCTGGGACCGCGACCATGACCTGTCCGGCGAGGAGCGCTCGGATGGACCGCTGCTGGACAGCGACCGCGACGGGCGCGGCCCCGTCGGTGAAGTGCTGGACGGCCCGGACCACACCCACGACCCGGCCCGTTCCTTCGGGGACGGCCGCACCGGCGACAACGCAGGCGTCCACACCGGCAGCCTCGGCTCGCCCGGCGTCGGCAACGAGCGCGTCGTCGAGAGCGGCAGCCTCGGCTCGCCCGGGATGGGCAACGAGAACGTCCGCAGCCGTCAGGACGACCTCATCAGTGACCCGGCCTACCGCAACGACCCCTCGTTCGTGGACGACCAGGCCGCAGTGGGGGGCGAACGCTACGTCGACGACGAGCGACTCCGCGACGATCGCCTGCGCGACGTCGGCCCGGACGGTGAACTGGTGGACGACGAGGCGTACCCCGGGGACGACGTCTCCGGTTACCCCGACGCCGCCGAAGGCCCCCTGGGCGAACGCACCCGTGGACAGCGCCCCATCGACAACATCTTCGACGCGCCTGACCAGGGCAACCCCCGCCCCAACTGA
- a CDS encoding TenA family protein: MTITWTTGEFSAMAWEATAGIRRRIDDLPLLTELADGTLDVTRFVEYLVQDDFYLRGYTRALAMLATRAPFPEAAGFWAASAGGAVAAEVEMHAALMSDPALAGAPRPTVASPTTRAYVNMLQAMTAYERYEVGVAAVLPCFWVYADVGARLAETASAVRDHPFGHWAASYADPAFQDATRRAIELMDAAAATADETTRGQMLTAFVDATYYEEQFWAKSYAQEAWTI, translated from the coding sequence ATGACCATCACCTGGACGACCGGCGAATTCAGCGCCATGGCATGGGAGGCCACGGCGGGGATCCGCCGCCGCATCGACGACCTCCCGCTGCTGACCGAACTCGCGGACGGCACCCTCGACGTCACCCGCTTCGTGGAATACCTCGTGCAGGACGACTTCTACCTGCGCGGCTACACCCGCGCCCTCGCGATGCTCGCTACCCGCGCTCCCTTCCCGGAGGCCGCGGGCTTCTGGGCGGCGAGCGCCGGCGGCGCCGTCGCCGCGGAGGTGGAGATGCACGCCGCGCTGATGAGCGACCCGGCGCTGGCCGGCGCGCCCCGCCCCACCGTCGCGTCCCCCACCACCCGCGCCTATGTCAACATGCTGCAGGCCATGACGGCCTACGAACGCTACGAGGTGGGAGTCGCCGCGGTGCTCCCCTGCTTCTGGGTCTACGCCGACGTCGGCGCCCGGCTCGCGGAGACCGCCTCGGCCGTGCGGGACCACCCCTTCGGCCACTGGGCGGCCTCCTACGCGGACCCCGCCTTCCAGGACGCCACCAGACGCGCCATCGAGCTGATGGACGCGGCCGCCGCGACGGCGGACGAGACGACTCGCGGGCAGATGCTCACCGCCTTCGTCGACGCCACCTATTACGAGGAGCAGTTCTGGGCGAAGTCCTACGCCCAGGAGGCCTGGACGATCTGA
- the thiD gene encoding bifunctional hydroxymethylpyrimidine kinase/phosphomethylpyrimidine kinase has translation MTTPKIALSIAGSDPSGGAGIQADLKTFHALGVYGTAALAGLTAQNTQGVREARAVDPAFVRSQIEAVLDDLPVAATKLGMLSNAEVAGVVADLLEERRADFGVVVLDPVMVATSGDTLLQDDAVVVVRERLMRLADVVTPNVPEAAVLLGASPATDSDGVIAQAKALVGAGARAALVKGGHLSDDEVTDAFATSDGVAILSGPRIRSRHTHGTGCTLSSAIAAHAARNGDTLRTGVRLPSIEQARDYLMRAIASGAGWTLSRTPDLGHGPVDHFVESTR, from the coding sequence ATGACCACGCCCAAGATCGCCCTCAGCATCGCCGGCTCGGACCCCAGCGGCGGCGCCGGCATCCAGGCCGACCTCAAGACCTTCCACGCGCTGGGCGTCTACGGCACCGCCGCGCTCGCCGGCCTCACCGCCCAGAACACGCAGGGCGTGCGCGAGGCCCGAGCCGTCGATCCCGCCTTCGTGCGCAGCCAGATCGAGGCGGTGCTCGACGACCTCCCCGTCGCCGCCACCAAGCTCGGCATGCTCTCGAACGCCGAGGTCGCGGGCGTCGTTGCGGACCTGCTCGAGGAGCGGCGCGCCGACTTCGGCGTCGTGGTCCTCGACCCCGTCATGGTCGCCACCTCCGGCGACACACTCCTCCAGGACGACGCCGTCGTCGTCGTCCGCGAGCGGCTCATGCGCCTGGCGGACGTGGTCACGCCCAATGTCCCGGAGGCCGCGGTACTCCTGGGTGCCTCCCCGGCCACGGACAGCGACGGCGTCATCGCGCAGGCGAAGGCGCTCGTCGGGGCCGGCGCCAGGGCCGCGCTGGTCAAGGGTGGCCACCTGTCCGACGACGAGGTCACCGACGCCTTCGCCACCTCCGACGGCGTGGCCATCCTCAGCGGCCCCCGGATCAGGTCGCGGCACACGCACGGCACCGGCTGCACGCTGTCGTCGGCGATCGCCGCCCACGCGGCGCGCAACGGCGACACGCTGCGCACCGGTGTGCGGCTGCCCAGCATCGAACAGGCCCGCGACTACCTCATGCGGGCCATCGCGTCCGGCGCCGGCTGGACGCTCTCCCGAACGCCAGACCTGGGCCACGGACCCGTGGACCACTTCGTAGAAAGCACGCGATGA
- the thiE gene encoding thiamine phosphate synthase, producing MQAHKKLAKQVDWRLYVVTDTELAGGPDRVPRIVEQAVLGGAGVVQVRDKHMSEVEFLHLTQACVDATQRVFDATGHRAAIFVNDRLDIAADLGLHFHMGQSDGDIAEARRRLGQDLMIGLSISNSEQLRTELRHQTADVLGLSPIWNTSTKTDTEPPLELQGAEQIVRETAGRAKTVAIGGINQVNARWVIDTGVDGICVVSAIMTAPDPLAAAKELMWLWRTR from the coding sequence ATGCAGGCCCACAAGAAGCTGGCCAAACAGGTGGACTGGCGGCTCTACGTCGTCACGGACACGGAGCTCGCGGGCGGCCCGGACAGGGTGCCGCGGATCGTCGAGCAGGCGGTGCTGGGCGGCGCCGGAGTCGTCCAAGTGCGCGACAAGCACATGTCGGAGGTCGAGTTCCTCCACCTCACTCAGGCCTGCGTCGACGCCACCCAGCGCGTGTTCGACGCCACCGGCCACCGCGCCGCCATCTTCGTCAACGACCGCCTCGACATCGCCGCGGACCTCGGCCTCCACTTCCACATGGGGCAGAGCGACGGCGACATCGCAGAGGCCCGACGGCGGCTCGGGCAGGACCTGATGATCGGCCTGTCCATCTCCAACAGCGAGCAACTGCGCACCGAACTGCGCCACCAGACCGCCGACGTGTTGGGCCTGTCGCCCATCTGGAACACCAGCACCAAGACCGACACCGAACCGCCGCTGGAACTGCAGGGCGCCGAACAGATCGTGCGCGAGACGGCCGGTCGTGCGAAGACCGTCGCCATCGGCGGCATCAACCAGGTCAACGCCCGATGGGTGATCGACACGGGGGTGGACGGCATCTGCGTCGTGTCCGCCATCATGACCGCCCCGGACCCGCTGGCCGCAGCCAAGGAACTCATGTGGCTCTGGAGGACCCGATGA
- the thiM gene encoding hydroxyethylthiazole kinase — protein MTGIARILGAVRATTPLVHCMTNTVVPEITANVLLAVGAAPAMIDLPEEAEIFAGLASALLINVGNGSAEQHAGMRLAAPAAAAAGKPWVLDPVAVGGLPVRTQLARDLLAHRPAAIRANASEILGLAGTSAGGRGVDATDEVEAAVGTARELNATTGAVVAISGPVDVIVSAGRITRVTGGDALMPLVIGTGCALGATVAACLAVAESEADRHDAVVAAHAIFGAAGIAAARGASAPGTFRTLWLDALHALTPAEVEGLVTVEED, from the coding sequence ATGACCGGCATTGCCCGCATCCTCGGCGCCGTCCGCGCCACCACCCCGTTGGTGCACTGCATGACCAACACCGTGGTGCCCGAGATCACCGCCAACGTGCTGCTCGCCGTCGGCGCGGCGCCCGCCATGATCGACCTGCCCGAGGAGGCGGAGATCTTCGCCGGCCTCGCGTCGGCGCTGCTGATCAACGTGGGCAACGGCTCAGCCGAGCAGCACGCCGGCATGCGCCTCGCCGCCCCCGCCGCCGCAGCCGCGGGAAAGCCGTGGGTGCTGGACCCGGTCGCCGTCGGCGGCCTGCCGGTGCGCACCCAACTCGCCCGCGACCTCCTCGCCCACCGCCCTGCCGCCATCCGCGCCAACGCCTCCGAGATCCTCGGCCTGGCCGGCACGTCGGCCGGGGGCCGCGGGGTGGACGCCACCGACGAGGTGGAGGCCGCCGTCGGCACCGCCCGCGAACTCAACGCCACCACCGGCGCAGTCGTCGCCATCTCCGGCCCCGTGGACGTGATCGTGTCCGCCGGCCGGATCACCCGGGTCACGGGCGGCGACGCCCTCATGCCGCTGGTGATCGGCACCGGCTGCGCGCTGGGCGCCACCGTCGCGGCCTGCCTCGCCGTCGCCGAGAGCGAGGCGGACCGGCACGACGCCGTGGTCGCCGCACACGCCATCTTCGGCGCGGCCGGAATCGCCGCTGCCCGGGGGGCTTCGGCCCCCGGCACCTTCCGCACCCTCTGGCTCGACGCGTTGCACGCGCTGACGCCGGCAGAGGTGGAAGGACTCGTCACAGTCGAGGAGGACTGA
- a CDS encoding glycine C-acetyltransferase yields MTFLDDINQQIQALRDEGLYKEEAPLTTAQAAHVGTLGGEVINLCANNYLGLADSPELIAAAKEALDRWGFGMASVRFICGTQTQHQDLEAKLAGFLRKGAEGFDTILYSSCFDANTGLFETVFGPEDAIISDELNHASIIDGVRLTKSQRLRYRNRSLDDLRAQLEAARGARHRVIATDGVFSMDGYVAPLDDICTLADEYGALVMVDDSHAVGFIGDTGAGTPELFGVTERVDILTGTLGKALGGASGGFTCARGPIVELLRQKSRPYLFSNSLAPAITASAIAVIDLIASRPELLDRLRENTAYFRRRIVEEGFEVPESDHPIVPVMIGDAALAAQMADEILSRGVYVRAFSFPVVPRGKARIRTQLSAALTREDLDAAVAAFVAARDAVAR; encoded by the coding sequence ATGACCTTCCTCGATGACATCAACCAGCAGATCCAGGCCCTCCGCGACGAGGGGCTGTACAAGGAGGAGGCCCCGCTCACGACGGCGCAGGCCGCGCATGTCGGCACGCTCGGCGGCGAGGTCATCAACCTGTGCGCCAACAACTACCTGGGCCTGGCGGACTCCCCCGAACTGATCGCCGCCGCGAAGGAGGCGCTCGACCGCTGGGGCTTCGGCATGGCGTCGGTGCGGTTCATCTGCGGCACCCAGACGCAGCACCAGGACCTGGAGGCGAAGCTCGCCGGCTTCCTCCGGAAGGGCGCCGAGGGCTTCGACACGATCCTCTACTCGTCGTGCTTCGACGCGAACACCGGCCTGTTCGAGACCGTCTTCGGGCCCGAGGACGCCATCATCTCCGACGAGCTCAACCACGCGTCGATCATCGACGGCGTGCGCCTGACGAAGTCGCAGCGCCTGCGATACCGCAACCGGAGCCTCGACGACCTGCGCGCCCAGCTGGAGGCCGCCAGGGGCGCGCGCCACCGGGTGATCGCCACAGACGGCGTCTTCTCGATGGACGGCTACGTGGCGCCCCTCGACGACATCTGCACGCTCGCCGATGAATACGGCGCGTTGGTGATGGTCGACGACTCCCACGCCGTCGGCTTCATCGGCGACACCGGCGCCGGCACGCCGGAACTGTTCGGTGTGACCGAGCGGGTCGACATCCTCACGGGCACGCTGGGCAAGGCTTTGGGCGGCGCGTCGGGTGGCTTCACCTGCGCGCGTGGGCCCATCGTCGAGTTGCTGCGCCAGAAGTCGCGGCCGTACCTGTTCAGCAACTCGCTCGCCCCCGCCATCACGGCCTCGGCGATCGCGGTGATCGACCTCATCGCCTCCCGGCCCGAACTGCTCGACCGGCTCCGCGAAAACACGGCCTACTTCCGCCGCCGGATCGTCGAGGAGGGCTTCGAGGTGCCCGAGTCTGACCACCCCATCGTCCCCGTGATGATCGGCGACGCGGCGCTGGCCGCCCAGATGGCCGACGAGATCCTCTCCCGAGGCGTCTACGTCCGCGCGTTCTCGTTCCCGGTCGTGCCCCGCGGCAAGGCGCGGATCCGCACCCAGTTGTCCGCCGCCCTGACCAGGGAGGACCTGGACGCGGCGGTGGCGGCGTTCGTCGCCGCCCGGGACGCCGTGGCCCGCTGA
- the tdh gene encoding L-threonine 3-dehydrogenase, producing the protein MLALVKTAPGPGLELMDMPIPVPGPNDVLIKIRRTGICGTDVHIDRWDGWAEKNVKCPRIIGHEFCGDIVELGSSVTNLEVGQFVSGEGHYVCGRCRACLAGKRHLCRNYKGIGYHVDGVFCEYFVMPARNVWVHPDGMNPDVAAIFDPFGNAVHAALQFPALAEDVLVTGAGPIGIMSALVAKFQGARNVVITDLSDERLELARSLGLTSTVNTGVERLEDVYERFGMVEGFDIGLEMSGSGPALRSMIDNMTHGGRIALLGSPTQELTVDFATIIFNMLTIQGVTGREIFETWYAMNALIRSGLDISGVITHRFPAESFAEAFEVASDGRSGKVILTWD; encoded by the coding sequence ATGTTGGCCCTGGTGAAGACAGCTCCCGGCCCCGGGCTGGAGCTCATGGACATGCCCATCCCCGTCCCCGGCCCCAACGACGTGCTCATCAAGATCCGGCGCACCGGCATCTGCGGGACCGACGTGCACATCGACCGCTGGGACGGCTGGGCCGAGAAGAACGTGAAGTGCCCCCGCATCATCGGGCACGAGTTCTGCGGCGACATCGTGGAGCTGGGCTCGTCTGTGACCAACCTCGAGGTGGGCCAGTTCGTCTCCGGCGAGGGGCACTACGTGTGCGGGCGTTGCCGGGCCTGCCTGGCCGGCAAGCGGCATCTCTGCCGCAACTACAAGGGCATCGGCTACCACGTCGACGGCGTGTTCTGTGAGTACTTCGTGATGCCCGCCCGCAACGTGTGGGTGCATCCCGACGGCATGAACCCGGACGTGGCCGCCATCTTCGACCCGTTCGGCAACGCCGTGCACGCCGCGCTCCAGTTCCCCGCCCTGGCTGAGGACGTGCTCGTCACGGGCGCCGGGCCCATCGGCATCATGTCCGCGCTGGTGGCCAAGTTCCAGGGCGCCCGCAACGTGGTGATCACGGACCTGTCCGACGAGCGGCTGGAACTGGCCCGCTCGCTGGGGCTCACGTCGACCGTGAACACCGGGGTGGAGCGGCTGGAGGACGTTTACGAGCGCTTCGGCATGGTGGAGGGCTTCGACATCGGCCTCGAGATGTCCGGCTCCGGGCCCGCGCTGCGCTCGATGATCGACAACATGACGCACGGTGGGCGCATCGCGCTGCTGGGGTCGCCGACGCAGGAACTCACCGTCGACTTCGCCACCATCATCTTCAACATGCTCACCATCCAGGGCGTGACCGGGCGCGAGATCTTCGAGACCTGGTACGCCATGAACGCGCTGATCCGCTCCGGTCTGGACATCTCCGGCGTGATCACGCACCGGTTCCCGGCCGAGTCTTTCGCTGAAGCCTTCGAGGTCGCCTCGGATGGCCGGTCCGGCAAGGTCATCCTCACGTGGGACTGA
- a CDS encoding VOC family protein, with amino-acid sequence MAHGDITHIDIPVSDLKRSQDFYSTLFGWDIQEFPGFEGYPMWRAPNQISGGGLAPRGDGFTQPRSYVEVDSIDDTLSVAKDHGATVVMEKTEVTPTSWFAVFEDPDGNPIGLYEGTT; translated from the coding sequence GTGGCTCACGGCGACATCACCCACATTGACATTCCGGTCTCAGACCTCAAACGGTCGCAGGACTTCTACTCCACCTTGTTCGGGTGGGACATCCAGGAGTTCCCCGGTTTCGAGGGCTACCCGATGTGGCGCGCCCCCAACCAGATCAGTGGCGGCGGCCTCGCCCCGCGGGGCGACGGCTTCACCCAGCCCCGCTCCTACGTCGAGGTGGATTCCATCGACGACACCCTCAGCGTCGCGAAGGACCACGGCGCCACGGTCGTGATGGAGAAGACCGAGGTCACCCCCACCAGTTGGTTCGCCGTGTTCGAGGACCCGGACGGCAACCCCATCGGCCTCTACGAGGGCACCACGTAG
- a CDS encoding DUF2277 domain-containing protein, which produces MCRNIRPLNNFEPPATHDEVHAAALQFVRKVSGTTKPSKANEEAFNRAVEEVAHITRHLLEDLVTVAPAKNRQEEAVKAKARSAKRFAATG; this is translated from the coding sequence ATGTGCCGCAACATCCGCCCGTTGAACAACTTCGAACCGCCCGCCACGCACGACGAGGTGCACGCCGCCGCGCTGCAGTTCGTCCGCAAGGTCTCCGGCACCACGAAGCCGAGCAAGGCCAATGAGGAGGCGTTCAACCGCGCCGTCGAGGAGGTCGCGCACATCACGCGCCACCTCCTGGAGGACCTCGTGACCGTAGCGCCGGCGAAGAACCGGCAGGAGGAGGCGGTGAAGGCGAAAGCCCGCTCCGCGAAGCGCTTCGCCGCCACCGGCTAG
- a CDS encoding histidine phosphatase family protein, with product MAVTLILVRHAKSDWHVDVPDRLRPLSDRGVRQASATAQWLGATFGRVDLAVVSVATRAQQTWGILSAHLHPASGTIDSEDAYTFGGEELADVVSALPGSASTVVLVGHNPALEELIGLSTGHSVPMRTSAVAVLELPNWGAVAEGKGTVIAAGRPADDSWSVRP from the coding sequence ATGGCAGTGACGCTGATTCTCGTCCGGCACGCGAAATCCGACTGGCACGTGGACGTCCCGGACCGCCTCCGTCCACTGTCTGACAGGGGTGTTCGCCAGGCATCGGCCACCGCCCAGTGGCTGGGCGCGACCTTCGGCCGGGTGGACCTCGCCGTCGTCTCGGTGGCGACGCGGGCCCAACAGACCTGGGGGATCTTGTCCGCACATCTCCACCCCGCCTCAGGAACAATCGACTCGGAAGACGCCTACACCTTCGGCGGGGAGGAACTGGCAGACGTTGTCTCCGCGCTGCCGGGCTCTGCGTCGACGGTGGTCCTCGTGGGGCACAACCCCGCGCTGGAGGAATTGATCGGGCTGTCCACCGGACATTCCGTCCCCATGCGGACGTCGGCCGTGGCGGTCCTCGAACTCCCCAACTGGGGCGCCGTCGCCGAGGGCAAGGGCACCGTCATCGCCGCCGGGCGACCGGCGGACGACAGCTGGTCGGTGCGCCCGTGA
- a CDS encoding ABC transporter substrate-binding protein: MFNRSRKHVAALAALGMASVALFSACGNGDVEPTAGTDGGTTGASPSAAGESPMGSESASPSESTSGGDGAAADLSGTTLNVVAAWSGAEQANFEAVLQQFEDATGASVTYTSFGDNGPTYISGQLEGGTPPNVAVVGQPALMQQLAADGSIMPLSDDVKAAVEENYSQSWLDLGSVDGELYGVWFKAANKSTMWYNADLWSEAGADPAAAEDWEGFLEQLGLIRDAGYAGISVGADVGWPLTDWFENVYLRTAGPEMYDQLANHEIPWTDPSVKEALDVLAQLWGTDLVQEGGAQRGFPESITEVFGADPQAGTVYEGDFVAGVITEDGNSTVGENALFFDFPSVNGSEAAVVGGGDVAIQFTDDEATNALMAYLASPEAASVWVPLGGLTSPNNGVDTSLYPDDTSRQIAEALVGAEAFRFDMSDLTPSAFGGTQGQGFWQEMITFYENPSDVDGTMQRLEAAAASAYGG, from the coding sequence ATGTTCAATCGATCCCGTAAACACGTAGCGGCCCTCGCCGCTCTCGGCATGGCCAGCGTCGCCCTGTTCAGCGCCTGCGGAAACGGCGATGTGGAACCCACCGCCGGCACCGACGGCGGGACCACTGGCGCCAGCCCGAGCGCTGCGGGCGAAAGCCCCATGGGCAGCGAAAGCGCGTCCCCCAGCGAGAGCACGTCCGGTGGCGACGGCGCCGCGGCGGACCTGTCCGGCACCACCCTCAACGTCGTCGCCGCCTGGTCCGGCGCGGAGCAGGCCAACTTCGAGGCCGTCCTTCAGCAGTTCGAGGACGCCACCGGAGCCAGCGTGACCTACACCAGCTTCGGCGACAACGGCCCCACCTACATCTCCGGCCAGCTCGAGGGCGGCACGCCGCCCAACGTCGCCGTCGTGGGCCAGCCGGCCCTCATGCAGCAGCTCGCCGCTGACGGCAGCATCATGCCGCTGTCAGACGACGTCAAGGCCGCCGTCGAGGAGAACTACTCGCAGTCCTGGCTCGACCTCGGCAGCGTGGACGGAGAGCTCTACGGCGTCTGGTTCAAGGCGGCCAACAAATCCACCATGTGGTACAACGCCGACCTCTGGAGTGAGGCCGGCGCAGATCCCGCCGCCGCCGAAGACTGGGAGGGCTTCCTCGAACAGCTCGGCCTGATCCGCGACGCGGGTTATGCCGGCATCTCCGTGGGCGCCGACGTCGGCTGGCCGCTGACGGACTGGTTCGAGAACGTCTACCTGCGCACCGCCGGCCCCGAGATGTACGACCAGCTCGCCAACCACGAGATCCCCTGGACGGATCCGTCGGTCAAGGAGGCTCTCGACGTGCTGGCCCAGCTGTGGGGCACGGATCTGGTGCAGGAGGGCGGCGCCCAGCGCGGCTTCCCCGAGTCCATCACTGAGGTCTTCGGGGCTGACCCGCAGGCCGGCACCGTCTACGAAGGCGACTTCGTGGCCGGCGTCATCACCGAGGACGGCAACTCCACCGTCGGCGAGAACGCCCTGTTCTTCGACTTCCCGTCGGTCAACGGCTCCGAAGCGGCAGTGGTCGGCGGCGGCGACGTCGCCATCCAGTTCACCGACGACGAGGCCACCAACGCGCTCATGGCCTACCTCGCCTCACCCGAAGCCGCTTCGGTGTGGGTGCCCCTGGGCGGCCTGACCTCGCCGAACAACGGTGTCGACACCTCGCTGTACCCGGACGACACCTCCCGCCAGATCGCCGAGGCCCTCGTGGGTGCGGAGGCGTTCCGCTTCGACATGTCCGACCTGACGCCCAGCGCGTTCGGCGGCACGCAGGGCCAGGGCTTCTGGCAGGAAATGATCACCTTCTACGAGAACCCGTCTGATGTCGACGGCACCATGCAGCGCCTCGAGGCTGCTGCCGCGTCGGCATACGGCGGCTGA